From Nerophis lumbriciformis linkage group LG11, RoL_Nlum_v2.1, whole genome shotgun sequence, one genomic window encodes:
- the vwa2 gene encoding von Willebrand factor A domain-containing protein 2, with the protein MLPDILYHGFLPTVLLLFQVQQGASMLEIHSSNENIMKISSAAEMMQCSAALDILFLMDGSYSVGKGSFERSKHYAIKVCEAFDIGLDKVRVGFIQFGSVPRLELPLNSYTTKHELLMRVKKISYRGGGTQTGLALKYVLRKGFPGGRNSSAVARVAILLSDGMSQGNTEQAATQLREEGVVLFAVGVRYPRWEELHALASKPMESHVFFAEHFHDAVNGLFTTLTTTSLCKATPAGCQVEAFPCTRKTLETVKELQGNFMCWKGSRGYSPYTALCPYYRHKKAYKRHGTICHRTICPDPCDSQPCLNGGTCVPENTDSYICVCPPGYGGDPHCAPAFSLDCSVDLLFLVEGSDALTLEGFLRLKAFLKRFLQNVIGPNTPSKVGLAVFGGDARVTSRVGKFKGDLKGLLKAVDAVEFVGGETKTGQALRYITFNGFVNAPVFADVSDDLPRVVVVLTGTPSADEVLEPSKYARDQEVFIIAMGPESLKGQLDNMTGNPQRTLTYRSPDKLGAKIPELKAKICSVDTQGCLGQAVDLVFALDASGGVSPNNFVVLRDFVRRLTVQFDINRDVTQVALVTYGRKATTVFNLDTHETGSAILKAAGEANYIGGVASTGTALLHVYVDVLTAARGARPGVNKAVVVVTDGSGSNDAFVPAEKLRHNGVSLFVIGIGDVQRDSLLQMVSFEEHLISVPSYEDLKYFEDVVVQMLCSEVKKPVNLCKPNPCMNDGVCLLSEGSFHCQCRGFEGPHCETRNTKSRRQKKSHQELIHHYKVHRRRHAA; encoded by the exons ATGCTCCCAGATATTCTCTATCATGGCTTCCTTCCCACTGTGCTGCTGCTTTTTCAAG TTCAGCAGGGTGCCTCCATGCTGGAGATCCACAGTAGCAATGAGAACATAATGAAGATCAGCTCAGCAGCAGAGA TGATGCAGTGCTCAGCAGCCTTGGACATCCTCTTCCTCATGGATGGTTCCTACAGTGTGGGAAAAGGAAGCTTTGAAAGGTCCAAACATTACGCCATCAAAGTCTGTGAAGCGTTTGACATTGGACTGGACAAG GTGCGTGTTGGATTCATCCAGTTTGGTTCAGTTCCTCGGTTGGAGTTGCCATTGAATTCATACACCACCAAACACGAGCTGTTGATGCGGGTGAAGAAGATTTCTTACAG GGGCGGCGGCACCCAGACCGGCCTGGCTTTGAAGTACGTGCTCAGGAAAGGCTTCCCAGGCGGCCGCAACTCCTCCGCCGTGGCCCGCGTCGCCATCCTTTTATCAGATGGGATGTCACAGGGCAACACCGAACAAGCTGCTACGCAGCTCAGAGAGGAAGGCGTTGTCTTATTTGCTGTCGGCGTGCGCTACCCGAG GTGGGAGGAGCTTCATGCCCTAGCCAGCAAACCGATGGAGAGCCACGTTTTCTTTGCTGAGCACTTCCATGATGCTGTCAATGGCTTGTTCACAACACTCACCACCACTTCTCTATGCAAGGCCACTCCTGCAG GCTGTCAGGTGGAGGCGTTCCCCTGCACAAGAAAGACACTGGAGACAGTGAAGGAACTGCAGGGGAATTTCATGTGTTGGAAAGGCTCCAGAGGGTATTCCCCGTACACGGCTCTCTGCCCATACTACAG GCACAAAAAGGCCTACAAGAGGCATGGGACCATCTGCCATCGGACCATCTGTCCTG ACCCCTGTGATTCACAACCGTGTCTGAACGGAGGAACGTGTGTCCCAGAAAATACAGACAGCTACATTTGTGTGTGTCCACCTGGCTATGGAGGAGACCCTCATTGTG CTCCTGCTTTTTCACTAGATTGTTCAGTGGACTTGCTTTTCCTGGTGGAGGGCTCCGACGCACTCACCTTGGAAGGCTTCCTGCGCCTCAAGGCCTTCTTAAAGCGCTTCCTGCAGAACGTCATCGGCcccaacacacccagcaaagtcggcCTGGCGGTGTTCGGCGGAGACGCTCGCGTCACGTCGCGGGTGGGCAAATTCAAAGGGGATCTGAAGGGTCTGCTTAAGGCCGTTGACGCTGTGGAGTTCGTGGGAGGCGAGACCAAAACAGGCCAGGCGCTTCGATACATCACGTTTAACGGCTTTGTGAACGCGCCGGTGTTCGCCGATGTCAGTGACGACCTCCCGCGAGTGGTGGTAGTGCTCACCGGCACACCTTCTGCGGATGAGGTGCTGGAGCCATCCAAGTACGCACGGGATCAAGAAGTATTCATCATAGCGATGGGACCGGAAAGCTTGAAGGGACAGCTCGATAACATGACAGGAAACCCTCAAAGGACTCTCACTTACAGGTCTCCTGACAAGCTGGGTGCCAAAATCCCTGAACTCAAGGCCAAGATATGCAGTGTTGATACACAAG GTTGCCTTGGCCAAGCTGTTGACTTGGTCTTCGCCTTGGACGCCTCAGGTGGCGTCAGCCCCAACAACTTTGTTGTCCTGCGCGACTTTGTGCGCCGCCTCACTGTCCAATTCGACATCAACCGTGATGTAACCCAGGTGGCGCTGGTCACCTACGGCAGGAAAGCCACCACAGTCTTCAACCTCGATACCCACGAGACGGGCTCTGCCATCTTAAAGGCAGCTGGTGAGGCTAACTACATTGGCGGGGTGGCATCGACGGGCACCGCCCTCCTCCACGTGTATGTGGACGTTCTCACGGCGGCCAGAGGCGCACGGCCCGGGGTCAACAAGGCTGTGGTAGTGGTGACGGATGGTTCAGGCAGCAACGACGCTTTTGTGCCGGCAGAGAAGTTGCGACACAACGGAGTGTCGCTGTTTGTCATCGGCATCGGGGACGTGCAGAGGGACAGCCTGCTGCAGATGGTCAGTTTTGAGGAGCACTTGATCTCAGTGCCGTCTTACGAGGACCTCAAGTACTTTGAAGACGTGGTGGTGCAGATGTTATGCTCAG AGGTGAAAAAGCCTGTCAACCTTTGCAAGCCCAACCCTTGCATGAATGATGGAGTTTGCCTCTTGTCAGAAGGAAGTTTCCACTGTCAGTGTCGAGGCTTTGAAGGACCTCACTGTGAAACAC GAAACACTAAGAGCAGAAGGCAGAAGAAGAGTCACCAGGAGCTCATTCATCACTACAAAGTGCACCGCAGGAGACATGCAGCCTAA